A stretch of the Xiphophorus couchianus chromosome 15, X_couchianus-1.0, whole genome shotgun sequence genome encodes the following:
- the LOC114159005 gene encoding uncharacterized protein LOC114159005 isoform X4: protein MAELKWIKVHLFLILGHQFIVCAGGSSVFIRSGDDMVLSCQHVISGQINCNGTTWLYSNTRRSVELVTLGQVKNAQSKSNRLSVAANCSLVMRNITVKDAGYYNCQQYKSEAEPSKHILVNQSGVSLSVVHMSEQKVTDVVTLTCSVETLDQCEYRVKWLTDCSTGNIASINCPTQHSGCSAAVCFLDLSYTQRCEFQCEVTDGETKQIFNFNHQFTEDKSGKTSCNPTRKPFDTTTSDPATKLTNVLLSNEAPSGAPYIAAAVVLVALLTVAGIVIRWRTKRNMKQVHVYAEVNPTVPVSTTNQETSRDNVEDEDGVYYSTISETPVRFNVVGERDDMTYSTVGAPGPPAAAFTDPNGPYSLLTAPGK from the exons ATGGCTGAGCTAAAATGGatcaaagttcatttatttctaatcCTGGGGCATCAGTTTATTG TGTGCGCAGGTGGATCATCTGTTTTCATAAGATCTGGGGATGATATGGTTTTGTCTTGCCAACATGTGATAAGTGGTCAGATAAACTGTAATGGTACCACATGGCTCTATAGTAACACCAGAAGGTCAGTAGAACTGGTTACACTGGGACAGGTTAAAAATGCTCAGAGTAAATCTAACAGACTGAGTGTTGCAGCAAACTGTTCTCTGGTAATGAGGAACATCACAGTGAAGGATGCTGGTTATTATAATTGCCAACAATATAAATCTGAAGCTGAACCCAGTAAACACATTCTGGTTAATCAGTCTGGAGTTTCTCTGTCTGTTGTTCACA TGAGTGAGCAGAAGGTTACAGATGTGGTGACATTAACCTGCTCTGTGGAGACGCTTGATCAGTGTGAATACAGAGTGAAATGGCTGACTGACTGTTCTACTGGGAATATCGCTTCGATCAACTGTCCAACACAACACTCTGGCTgctctgctgcagtttgttttctggATCTTTCCTACACACAGAGGTGTGAGTTCCAGTGTGAAGTCACAGACGGTGAAACCAAACAGATCTTCAACTTCAACCATCAGTTCACAGAAGATAAATCAG GTAAAACTTCATGCAACCCAACAAGAAAACCGTTTGATACCACAACATCAGATCCAGCCACAAAACTTACAAACGTTCTCCTGTCAAATGAAG ctcCATCAGGAGCTCCTTacattgctgctgctgtggtcTTAGTCGCACTCTTGACAGTTGCTGGGATTGTCATCAGATGGAGAACTAAAC GAAACATGAAGCAGGTGCATGTCTATGCT GAAGTGAATCCAACTGTTCCAGTATCTACCACCAACCAGGAAACCAGCAGAGACAAC GTGGAGGATGAAGATGGTGTCTACTACTCCACCATCAGTGAAACTCCAGTCAGGTTTAAT gtTGTTGGTGAAAGGGACGACATGACCTACAGCACTGTGGGAGCTCCAGGCCCGCCTGCTGCAGCGTTTACTGATCCCAACGGCCCCTACTCTCTCCTCACCGCTCCAGGAAAATAG
- the LOC114159005 gene encoding uncharacterized protein LOC114159005 isoform X3 codes for MHQLVDLNHLEMFRFMYFKSIFQCIFFFFNPTVCAGGSSVFIRSGDDMVLSCQHVISGQINCNGTTWLYSNTRRSVELVTLGQVKNAQSKSNRLSVAANCSLVMRNITVKDAGYYNCQQYKSEAEPSKHILVNQSGVSLSVVHMSEQKVTDVVTLTCSVETLDQCEYRVKWLTDCSTGNIASINCPTQHSGCSAAVCFLDLSYTQRCEFQCEVTDGETKQIFNFNHQFTEDKSGKTSCNPTRKPFDTTTSDPATKLTNVLLSNEAPSGAPYIAAAVVLVALLTVAGIVIRWRTKRNMKQVHVYAEVNPTVPVSTTNQETSRDNVEDEDGVYYSTISETPVRFNVVGERDDMTYSTVGAPGPPAAAFTDPNGPYSLLTAPGK; via the exons ATGCATCAGTTGGTTGACCTGAATCATCttgaaatgtttagatttatgtattttaaaagtatttttcagtgtattttttttttttttaacccaacaGTGTGCGCAGGTGGATCATCTGTTTTCATAAGATCTGGGGATGATATGGTTTTGTCTTGCCAACATGTGATAAGTGGTCAGATAAACTGTAATGGTACCACATGGCTCTATAGTAACACCAGAAGGTCAGTAGAACTGGTTACACTGGGACAGGTTAAAAATGCTCAGAGTAAATCTAACAGACTGAGTGTTGCAGCAAACTGTTCTCTGGTAATGAGGAACATCACAGTGAAGGATGCTGGTTATTATAATTGCCAACAATATAAATCTGAAGCTGAACCCAGTAAACACATTCTGGTTAATCAGTCTGGAGTTTCTCTGTCTGTTGTTCACA TGAGTGAGCAGAAGGTTACAGATGTGGTGACATTAACCTGCTCTGTGGAGACGCTTGATCAGTGTGAATACAGAGTGAAATGGCTGACTGACTGTTCTACTGGGAATATCGCTTCGATCAACTGTCCAACACAACACTCTGGCTgctctgctgcagtttgttttctggATCTTTCCTACACACAGAGGTGTGAGTTCCAGTGTGAAGTCACAGACGGTGAAACCAAACAGATCTTCAACTTCAACCATCAGTTCACAGAAGATAAATCAG GTAAAACTTCATGCAACCCAACAAGAAAACCGTTTGATACCACAACATCAGATCCAGCCACAAAACTTACAAACGTTCTCCTGTCAAATGAAG ctcCATCAGGAGCTCCTTacattgctgctgctgtggtcTTAGTCGCACTCTTGACAGTTGCTGGGATTGTCATCAGATGGAGAACTAAAC GAAACATGAAGCAGGTGCATGTCTATGCT GAAGTGAATCCAACTGTTCCAGTATCTACCACCAACCAGGAAACCAGCAGAGACAAC GTGGAGGATGAAGATGGTGTCTACTACTCCACCATCAGTGAAACTCCAGTCAGGTTTAAT gtTGTTGGTGAAAGGGACGACATGACCTACAGCACTGTGGGAGCTCCAGGCCCGCCTGCTGCAGCGTTTACTGATCCCAACGGCCCCTACTCTCTCCTCACCGCTCCAGGAAAATAG
- the LOC114159005 gene encoding uncharacterized protein LOC114159005 isoform X1, whose protein sequence is MTFNSCQCRFSSLEQERRKHQGAMAELKWIKVHLFLFLGLQFTVCTITGSSVFIRSGDDTVLSCQHVISGQINCNGTTWLYSTTSGSVGLVTLGQVKNVQSKSNRLSVAANCSLVMRNITVKDAGYYNCKQYKSEAEPSKHILVHQSGVSLSVVHMSEQKVTDVVTLTCSVETLDQCEYSVKWLTDCSTGNIASINCPTQHSGCSAAVCFIKDSYTQRCEFQCEVTDGETKQIFNFNHQFTEDKSGGTTCIPTSKVEDITKLMTTTIHPTISTFNKDKGAPYIAVAVVLVTILIVAGIVIRWRTKQNQRQVHDCPNLNLNSPVPPTLLENNHGNQVDPEDSVCYATISKAQVRFNVVGERDNVIYSTMSAAGPSAAAPSDPNNLYATITAPGT, encoded by the exons ATGACCTTCAATAGCTGCCAGTGTCGGTTTAGTTCATTAGAACAAGAAAGACGGAAGCATCAAGGAGCAATGGCTGAACTAAAATGGattaaagttcatttatttctgttcctgGGGCTTCAGTTTACTG TGTGCACAATAACTGGATCGTCTGTTTTCATAAGATCTGGGGATGATACGGTTTTGTCTTGCCAACATGTGATAAGTGGTCAGATAAACTGTAATGGTACCACATGGCTCTATAGTACCACCAGCGGCTCAGTAGGACTGGTTACACTGGGACaggttaaaaatgttcagagtaAATCTAACAGACTGAGTGTTGCAGCAAACTGTTCTCTGGTAATGAGGAACATCACAGTGAAGGATGCTGGTTATTATAATTGCAAACAATATAAATCTGAAGCTGAACCCAGTAAACACATTCTGGTTCATCAGTCTGGAGTTTCTCTGTCTGTTGTTCACA TGAGTGAGCAGAAGGTTACAGATGTGGTGACGTTAACCTGCTCTGTGGAGACGCTTGATCAGTGTGAATACAGCGTGAAATGGCTGACTGACTGTTCTACTGGGAATATCGCTTCGATCAACTGTCCAACACAACACTCTGGCTgctctgctgcagtttgttttataaAGGATTCCTACACACAGAGGTGTGAGTTCCAGTGTGAAGTCACAGACGGTGAAACCAAACAGATCTTCAACTTCAACCATCAGTTCACAGAAGATAAATCAG GTGGAACCACATGCATCCCAACAAGTAAAGTTGAAGATATCACAAAATTAATGACAACCACAATACATCCAACCATTTCAACGTTTAATAAAGACAAAG GAGCTCCTTACATTGCTGTTGCTGTGGTTTTAGTCACAATCTTGATAGTTGCTGGGATTGTCATCAGGTGGAGAACTAAAC AAAACCAAAGACAGGTGCACGACTGTCCT AATCTGAATCTAAATTCTCCAGTGCCTCCTACCCTCTTGGAAAACAACCATGGCAAC CAGGTTGATCCAGAAGATAGTGTCTGCTACGCCACCATCAGTAAAGCCCAAGTAAGGTTTAAT gttgttGGTGAAAGAGACAACGTGATCTACAGCACTATGTCGGCTGCTGGTCCGTCTGCTGCAGCACCATCTGACCCCAACAACCTGTACGCCACCATCACCGCCCCAGGAACATAG
- the LOC114159005 gene encoding uncharacterized protein LOC114159005 isoform X2 — MTFNSCQCRFSSLEQERRKHQGAMAELKWIKVHLFLFLGLQFTVCTITGSSVFIRSGDDTVLSCQHVISGQINCNGTTWLYSTTSGSVGLVTLGQVKNVQSKSNRLSVAANCSLVMRNITVKDAGYYNCKQYKSEAEPSKHILVHQSGVSLSVVHMSEQKVTDVVTLTCSVETLDQCEYSVKWLTDCSTGNIASINCPTQHSGCSAAVCFIKDSYTQRCEFQCEVTDGETKQIFNFNHQFTEDKSGGTTCIPTSKVEDITKLMTTTIHPTISTFNKDKGAPYIAVAVVLVTILIVAGIVIRWRTKQNQRQVHDCPNLNLNSPVPPTLLENNHGNVDPEDSVCYATISKAQVRFNVVGERDNVIYSTMSAAGPSAAAPSDPNNLYATITAPGT; from the exons ATGACCTTCAATAGCTGCCAGTGTCGGTTTAGTTCATTAGAACAAGAAAGACGGAAGCATCAAGGAGCAATGGCTGAACTAAAATGGattaaagttcatttatttctgttcctgGGGCTTCAGTTTACTG TGTGCACAATAACTGGATCGTCTGTTTTCATAAGATCTGGGGATGATACGGTTTTGTCTTGCCAACATGTGATAAGTGGTCAGATAAACTGTAATGGTACCACATGGCTCTATAGTACCACCAGCGGCTCAGTAGGACTGGTTACACTGGGACaggttaaaaatgttcagagtaAATCTAACAGACTGAGTGTTGCAGCAAACTGTTCTCTGGTAATGAGGAACATCACAGTGAAGGATGCTGGTTATTATAATTGCAAACAATATAAATCTGAAGCTGAACCCAGTAAACACATTCTGGTTCATCAGTCTGGAGTTTCTCTGTCTGTTGTTCACA TGAGTGAGCAGAAGGTTACAGATGTGGTGACGTTAACCTGCTCTGTGGAGACGCTTGATCAGTGTGAATACAGCGTGAAATGGCTGACTGACTGTTCTACTGGGAATATCGCTTCGATCAACTGTCCAACACAACACTCTGGCTgctctgctgcagtttgttttataaAGGATTCCTACACACAGAGGTGTGAGTTCCAGTGTGAAGTCACAGACGGTGAAACCAAACAGATCTTCAACTTCAACCATCAGTTCACAGAAGATAAATCAG GTGGAACCACATGCATCCCAACAAGTAAAGTTGAAGATATCACAAAATTAATGACAACCACAATACATCCAACCATTTCAACGTTTAATAAAGACAAAG GAGCTCCTTACATTGCTGTTGCTGTGGTTTTAGTCACAATCTTGATAGTTGCTGGGATTGTCATCAGGTGGAGAACTAAAC AAAACCAAAGACAGGTGCACGACTGTCCT AATCTGAATCTAAATTCTCCAGTGCCTCCTACCCTCTTGGAAAACAACCATGGCAAC GTTGATCCAGAAGATAGTGTCTGCTACGCCACCATCAGTAAAGCCCAAGTAAGGTTTAAT gttgttGGTGAAAGAGACAACGTGATCTACAGCACTATGTCGGCTGCTGGTCCGTCTGCTGCAGCACCATCTGACCCCAACAACCTGTACGCCACCATCACCGCCCCAGGAACATAG
- the LOC114159005 gene encoding uncharacterized protein LOC114159005 isoform X5 — protein MAPALTFSIRAPYIAVAVVLVTILIVAGIVIRWRTKQNQRQVHDCPNLNLNSPVPPTLLENNHGNQVDPEDSVCYATISKAQVRFNVVGERDNVIYSTMSAAGPSAAAPSDPNNLYATITAPGT, from the exons atggcTCCTGCACTAACATTTAGCATAA GAGCTCCTTACATTGCTGTTGCTGTGGTTTTAGTCACAATCTTGATAGTTGCTGGGATTGTCATCAGGTGGAGAACTAAAC AAAACCAAAGACAGGTGCACGACTGTCCT AATCTGAATCTAAATTCTCCAGTGCCTCCTACCCTCTTGGAAAACAACCATGGCAAC CAGGTTGATCCAGAAGATAGTGTCTGCTACGCCACCATCAGTAAAGCCCAAGTAAGGTTTAAT gttgttGGTGAAAGAGACAACGTGATCTACAGCACTATGTCGGCTGCTGGTCCGTCTGCTGCAGCACCATCTGACCCCAACAACCTGTACGCCACCATCACCGCCCCAGGAACATAG